Sequence from the Macrobrachium rosenbergii isolate ZJJX-2024 chromosome 26, ASM4041242v1, whole genome shotgun sequence genome:
aggcttttgttTACCTTCAGGATCCAATAATCATGTTGGCTCCGCCGAGGACTCCCTCGGATCCAGAGAACTGGAAGACGATTCCTTTCCCGGCCTCGAAGTAATAAAGATTCtacctcttgagagagagagagagagagagagagagagagagagagagagagagagagagagagagagaaaacttttattTACCTCCAAGATCCGATCATGTTTGAGCCTCCAGTGAGTCCCTGAGACCCAGAGAACTGGAAGACGATGCCATTCTCGGCTTCAAAGTCAGAGCTGTGGGCGCCGAGGGCATCTGGGTTGACCTGGGTCTGTCTGATGATGGCCACGGGCACTGGCACTGCTGAGGGCAGCTTTTCGGAGGTGGTCATGGCCACGAGGGCGAGGAGGAAGAGGGCAGCCTAGGATTGAAAGACGAGGTTTGAGGAATCTTCGTTTTTCAGATGATGAGGAATTTCTTGGAATCCCTTTTGAATTGTTCTAAAGAAATTCGTTAAATTTATCgaaatattgtaaagaaaattctCTAGATCTATTAAAATAGGTTTAAAAATGAATTGTTTTAAGGATAGTATATATTGAAAACAGACTGTAACTCCAAGTCCAAAAAGGATTTGAAGTTACCATTTTGAAAACTACAAGAAACGTTTTGAGAAACTTCTCAGTATTCCCTCATATATCACCGAAAACCCTTAATTAAAGTAAAACCTAGAGCAAATTTAGA
This genomic interval carries:
- the LOC136852864 gene encoding cuticle protein AMP4-like — translated: MKIAALFLLALVAMTTSEKLPSAVPVPVAIIRQTQVNPDALGAHSSDFEAENGIVFQFSGSQGLTGGSNMIGSWSYPQADGTLAEVSFVADENGFQPQSSLLPVAPAFPHPIPQFVLDQIEFARLERERQEREGNRA